In Chitinophaga nivalis, a single genomic region encodes these proteins:
- a CDS encoding elongation factor G, which produces MKTYDEKHIKNIVLLGAPKSGKTTLSETMLFEAGIINKRGTIEENNTISDYHEIEHQRGNSVYATLMHTEWKDYKINIIDTPGLEDFAGEVIAAIRVCDTAVLLLNAQYGVEVGTELIWDYVDKYRKPTILTINQLDAEQANFNKTVEDAAHILGNAVTIMQYPVNQGSGFNAIIDLLKMTLYRFPENGGKPEKLPIPDAEKERAEQLHNELVEKAAENDDTLMELYFEKGSLDEDELRQGIKIGMLKHQLFPVFCLSAKNNMGSGRLMGFIDNVAPSAVEMPPEITETLQEIPCDPAGPACLFIFKTLQEPHIGRLSFFKVISGEIKGGMELINEKGNTTERISQLFITDGKNRNNVERLRAGDIGCTLKLKNTLTNHTLCEKNFPGQIAPIDFPPPKVRVAIEALNKSDDEKLSEVLAEIHIEDPTLEVEFNRELKQVILHGQGELHLLVTKWRLENIYKMEVAYHAAKIPYRETIQKAAIASYRHKKQSGGAGQFGEVYLKIEPWFEGMPPYKEHPVRDTEEVSLQWGGKLVFNNCIVGGAIDNRFLPSILKGVMEKMQEGPLTGSYVRDIRVSVYDGKMHPVDSNDISFKIAGMMAFREAFHQAAPQLLEPVFDLEATAPDVMMGDIMSELQSRRSIITGMDTLNGYQVIKARTPQAELDKLFSALRNVTQGKAKLKSQFAEYAPVPAEVQRKLSEDYKKEEVHSD; this is translated from the coding sequence ATGAAGACGTATGATGAAAAACACATCAAAAACATCGTACTGCTGGGCGCACCCAAAAGCGGCAAAACAACCCTCTCCGAAACAATGCTGTTTGAAGCCGGCATCATCAACAAACGGGGTACGATAGAAGAAAATAATACTATCTCCGATTACCATGAAATTGAACACCAACGGGGTAATTCCGTATATGCGACCCTGATGCATACGGAATGGAAAGATTACAAAATCAATATCATCGATACGCCCGGCCTGGAAGACTTCGCAGGCGAGGTGATAGCCGCCATCCGCGTATGCGATACTGCCGTATTGCTGCTGAATGCACAATATGGTGTAGAAGTAGGAACAGAACTCATCTGGGATTATGTAGACAAATACCGGAAACCCACCATCCTCACCATCAACCAGCTCGACGCAGAACAAGCCAATTTCAACAAAACAGTGGAAGATGCCGCCCACATCCTGGGGAATGCCGTTACCATCATGCAATACCCCGTTAACCAGGGCTCTGGCTTTAATGCCATCATCGATCTGCTGAAAATGACCCTGTACCGTTTCCCCGAAAATGGCGGCAAACCGGAAAAACTCCCCATCCCTGATGCCGAAAAGGAACGCGCGGAACAACTGCATAATGAGCTCGTGGAAAAAGCCGCTGAAAATGATGATACCCTGATGGAGCTTTATTTTGAAAAAGGAAGTCTCGATGAAGATGAACTTCGCCAGGGTATTAAGATCGGTATGCTGAAACACCAGCTATTCCCGGTGTTTTGCCTCTCCGCCAAAAACAACATGGGCAGTGGCCGATTAATGGGCTTTATTGATAACGTGGCGCCTTCTGCCGTGGAAATGCCCCCGGAAATTACGGAAACCTTGCAGGAAATTCCCTGCGACCCCGCAGGTCCTGCCTGCCTGTTTATCTTCAAAACGCTGCAGGAACCACACATCGGCCGCCTCTCTTTTTTTAAGGTCATATCCGGTGAGATAAAAGGGGGCATGGAGCTGATCAATGAAAAAGGCAATACCACCGAACGTATCAGCCAGCTCTTTATCACCGACGGAAAAAACCGTAACAATGTAGAACGCCTGCGGGCAGGCGATATCGGTTGTACCCTGAAACTGAAAAATACCCTCACCAACCATACCCTTTGCGAAAAAAACTTCCCCGGCCAGATTGCTCCCATCGACTTCCCGCCACCTAAAGTACGGGTAGCTATCGAAGCCCTGAACAAAAGCGACGATGAAAAACTGAGTGAAGTACTGGCAGAAATACATATAGAAGATCCTACCCTGGAAGTGGAATTCAACCGGGAACTGAAACAGGTAATCCTGCACGGGCAGGGAGAACTGCACCTGCTGGTGACCAAATGGCGGCTGGAAAATATCTATAAAATGGAAGTAGCCTACCATGCCGCAAAAATTCCTTACCGCGAAACCATCCAGAAAGCAGCCATCGCCTCTTACCGCCATAAGAAGCAATCCGGCGGGGCCGGACAATTCGGGGAGGTATACCTGAAGATAGAGCCCTGGTTTGAGGGTATGCCCCCCTATAAGGAACATCCCGTACGCGACACGGAAGAAGTATCCTTACAGTGGGGCGGTAAACTGGTCTTCAACAACTGTATCGTAGGTGGGGCTATCGACAATCGTTTCCTGCCCTCTATCCTGAAAGGGGTAATGGAGAAAATGCAGGAAGGCCCACTAACGGGATCGTATGTACGCGATATACGGGTAAGCGTATACGATGGAAAAATGCATCCGGTAGACAGTAACGATATTTCCTTTAAAATAGCCGGTATGATGGCTTTCCGGGAAGCCTTTCACCAGGCAGCCCCCCAGCTGCTGGAGCCGGTATTCGACCTGGAGGCCACAGCGCCTGATGTCATGATGGGCGACATCATGAGCGAATTGCAGAGCCGCCGCAGTATCATAACGGGCATGGATACACTTAATGGCTACCAGGTCATCAAAGCCCGCACCCCGCAGGCCGAACTGGACAAACTCTTTTCCGCCCTCCGTAACGTAACGCAGGGTAAAGCCAAACTAAAATCGCAGTTTGCAGAATATGCACCTGTGCCGGCAGAGGTACAGCGTAAACTCAGCGAAGACTACAAAAAAGAAGAAGTGCATAGTGACTGA
- a CDS encoding YifB family Mg chelatase-like AAA ATPase, translated as MIVKTFGSAIQGVHAITITIEVNVSSQGNKLFIVGLPDNAVKESERRIESTIQYLGYRMPRTRTVVNMAPADIRKAGAAYDLPIAIGILCAAGYADATHCPRYVLMGELSLDGAVLPVKGALPMAIQAWQEGFTGFILPLQNAREAAMVKGLEIYGVSHIREVLQFLADPHSLSPVTVDIEAEFNQATSATDLDFSDVKGQQSIKRALEIAAAGGHNAILIGPPGAGKTMLAKRFPGILPPLTLAEALETTKIHSVAGKLSQHTSLITQRPFRSPHHTISDAALVGGGSAPQPGEISLAHNGVLFLDELPEFRRKVLEVMRQPIEERKVTISRAKNAIDFPAGFMLLAAMNPCPCGYFNHPEKNCTCASGQVQQYLNKVSGPLLDRIDLHVEVTPVSFTALTDRSVPENSACIRHRVAAARDIQARRFAHLEGIYCNAQLHSQLLASIGNIHESCMALLKQAMERFRLSARAYDRILKVSRTIADLAGSDYVTAEHMAEAIQYRSLDREGWSN; from the coding sequence ATGATTGTCAAAACCTTTGGCAGCGCCATACAGGGCGTACACGCCATTACCATCACGATTGAAGTGAATGTGTCTTCCCAGGGAAATAAACTGTTTATTGTAGGGCTACCCGACAATGCAGTAAAAGAAAGTGAACGGCGTATTGAATCCACCATTCAGTACCTGGGATACCGGATGCCCAGAACCCGCACGGTGGTAAATATGGCGCCGGCAGATATCCGGAAAGCCGGTGCGGCCTACGACCTCCCTATTGCCATTGGAATTCTTTGTGCAGCAGGATATGCCGATGCTACCCACTGCCCCCGGTATGTACTGATGGGGGAACTATCGCTGGATGGCGCTGTACTGCCCGTGAAAGGCGCATTACCGATGGCTATACAGGCATGGCAGGAAGGATTCACCGGTTTTATATTACCGCTGCAAAACGCGCGGGAAGCGGCTATGGTAAAAGGCCTGGAAATATATGGCGTATCGCATATCCGGGAGGTGCTGCAGTTTTTAGCGGACCCGCATAGCCTATCGCCGGTAACCGTAGATATCGAAGCGGAGTTTAACCAGGCCACAAGTGCGACTGATCTGGATTTCAGCGATGTGAAAGGGCAACAGTCCATTAAACGGGCACTGGAAATAGCAGCAGCCGGCGGGCACAATGCGATCCTGATCGGGCCACCGGGCGCCGGTAAAACCATGCTGGCCAAACGATTCCCGGGTATATTGCCGCCACTTACCCTGGCAGAAGCACTGGAAACCACCAAGATCCATTCCGTTGCCGGCAAACTGTCGCAACATACTTCGCTGATCACGCAACGGCCTTTTCGCTCACCGCATCATACCATCAGCGATGCCGCGCTGGTAGGTGGCGGCAGCGCACCGCAACCCGGGGAAATATCGCTGGCACACAACGGCGTATTATTCCTGGATGAGCTGCCGGAGTTCCGGCGAAAAGTGCTGGAAGTGATGCGGCAACCGATAGAAGAAAGAAAGGTCACCATCTCGCGCGCCAAAAACGCGATCGATTTTCCGGCCGGCTTTATGCTGCTGGCGGCCATGAATCCCTGTCCCTGCGGGTATTTCAATCATCCTGAAAAAAACTGCACCTGTGCTTCCGGACAGGTACAGCAATACCTGAATAAAGTATCAGGGCCGCTACTGGACCGGATAGACCTGCATGTAGAAGTAACGCCGGTTTCTTTTACTGCTTTAACCGATCGCAGCGTCCCTGAAAATAGTGCGTGTATCCGTCACCGTGTGGCCGCCGCCCGGGATATACAGGCACGCCGGTTCGCCCATCTGGAAGGTATTTACTGCAATGCCCAGTTACATAGTCAGTTGCTGGCCAGTATCGGTAACATTCATGAGAGCTGTATGGCCTTATTGAAACAGGCCATGGAACGGTTCCGGCTATCGGCCCGGGCATACGACCGGATACTCAAGGTAAGCCGTACCATTGCCGACCTGGCCGGCAGCGATTATGTAACGGCGGAACATATGGCAGAAGCCATTCAATACAGGAGCCTGGACCGGGAAGGATGGAGTAATTAA
- a CDS encoding MutS-related protein: MQLDKTSYYDLSIFNRDEEYSLFHRLDFTTTAGGRDYLRQLFSKPLQDITAIQNRQKALKYILDLESKWPSIISNGTIVVVENYMEAHIEPISTTEGPALWLNAVITKTLYAPDFSFIKFSFTQLVNLLRGFRAFIDVFNSDDAPKVLKTMLDRAQHLLNQRDFSDILQAEATGTLNFVQILRYDHYIRRRHKKVIIELVTLYQQLDAYYAMAKAIRHFNLQFPIFSGSTRPQVKASQLYHLILDTPVAYDLTLDEQQHFMFLTGANMAGKTTFIRAVGLAVFLAHIGMGVPAAAMELSFFHGIFSNIQVQDNIFKGESYFYSEVLRIKNTITQVTDGKNWLVLIDEMFKGTNIEDARNCSLAVIRGLLRSSNCLFILSTHLYEIAEDLSQEKRIQFKYFESQVIEDNLHFTYQLKDGIAKEKIGYLILKREKVLDLLDQIR, encoded by the coding sequence ATGCAACTGGACAAAACTTCCTATTACGATCTCTCTATCTTTAACCGCGATGAAGAATATTCCCTGTTTCACCGGCTGGATTTCACGACTACCGCCGGCGGGCGTGACTATTTACGCCAGCTGTTCAGTAAACCCCTGCAGGACATCACCGCTATACAAAACAGACAAAAAGCATTAAAATATATACTGGACCTGGAAAGCAAGTGGCCTTCCATTATATCCAACGGCACCATTGTAGTGGTGGAAAATTATATGGAGGCCCATATTGAGCCTATCTCTACTACAGAAGGGCCAGCACTCTGGCTAAACGCTGTCATCACCAAAACCCTGTATGCTCCTGATTTCAGCTTCATCAAATTTTCTTTTACACAACTGGTGAATCTGCTCCGGGGCTTCCGTGCCTTCATCGATGTATTTAATTCAGACGACGCACCGAAAGTATTAAAAACGATGCTGGACCGGGCCCAGCACCTGCTGAACCAACGCGACTTTTCAGATATCCTGCAGGCAGAGGCAACAGGTACCCTGAATTTCGTGCAGATCCTGCGTTATGATCATTACATCCGTAGAAGGCATAAAAAAGTTATCATCGAACTGGTCACCCTGTACCAGCAACTGGATGCCTATTACGCGATGGCTAAAGCCATCCGGCACTTCAACCTGCAGTTTCCCATTTTCTCCGGCAGTACACGCCCGCAGGTAAAGGCTTCTCAGCTATATCACCTTATTCTGGACACACCGGTAGCGTATGATCTTACCCTGGATGAACAGCAACATTTTATGTTTCTCACGGGCGCTAATATGGCTGGGAAAACGACTTTCATCCGGGCAGTGGGACTTGCAGTATTCCTGGCACACATCGGGATGGGGGTGCCCGCAGCTGCGATGGAACTGAGTTTCTTCCATGGTATCTTCAGCAATATCCAGGTGCAGGATAATATCTTCAAGGGAGAAAGTTATTTCTACAGTGAAGTATTACGTATCAAAAACACCATTACACAGGTGACAGATGGCAAAAACTGGCTGGTGCTGATTGATGAAATGTTTAAGGGCACCAATATAGAAGATGCCCGGAACTGTTCACTGGCAGTCATCCGTGGGTTATTACGCAGCTCCAACTGTCTCTTTATATTATCTACCCACCTGTATGAAATTGCGGAAGACCTGAGCCAGGAAAAACGTATTCAGTTCAAATACTTTGAGTCGCAGGTGATAGAAGATAACCTGCATTTCACCTATCAGCTGAAAGATGGTATCGCCAAAGAAAAAATCGGTTACCTGATTCTGAAAAGAGAAAAGGTATTGGACCTGCTGGATCAGATCCGGTAA
- a CDS encoding dihydroorotase has product MQNYLIRNIAVVNEGRTTAQDVWIKNNRIEKIAPNITVSGNYQEINGEGKHLLPGVIDDQVHFREPGLTEKATIYTEARAAVAGGTTTFMEMPNTKPAALTQELLEDKYTIGSQHSLANYSFFMGASNDNVEEILRTNAKKDSVCGVKIFMGSSTGNMLVDNYLTLEKVFSTSELLIATHCEDEKIVRSNMEAFEREKGDQLTAADHPLIRNVEACFESSLVAIQFAQKHDARLHILHISTARELQLFGNMEPLAQKRITAEVCVHHLHFTADDYAQYGNLIKCNPAIKSPENKTALWQALLDDRLDIIATDHAPHTWAEKQQHYLKAPSGVPLVQHSLLLMLEHVKQGDITIEKTVEKMSHAPAICFQIKERGFLREGYYADCVIVDLQAETAVNKDNIYYKCAWSPFEGHRFPAAITHTFVSGHLAYANGVFNESVMGQRLAFSRP; this is encoded by the coding sequence ATGCAAAACTATCTCATCAGGAATATAGCTGTGGTAAATGAAGGGCGTACCACAGCACAGGATGTCTGGATAAAAAACAACCGCATTGAAAAAATAGCGCCTAACATTACTGTCAGCGGTAACTATCAGGAAATCAACGGAGAAGGGAAACACCTCTTACCTGGTGTCATCGACGACCAGGTACATTTCCGGGAACCGGGATTAACAGAAAAGGCCACCATCTATACAGAAGCCCGGGCAGCCGTAGCCGGAGGTACCACCACCTTCATGGAAATGCCCAACACCAAGCCTGCTGCACTCACCCAGGAATTACTGGAAGATAAATACACCATCGGCAGCCAGCACTCGCTGGCCAACTACTCTTTTTTCATGGGCGCCTCCAACGATAACGTGGAAGAAATCCTGCGCACCAATGCGAAAAAAGACAGCGTTTGCGGCGTTAAAATATTCATGGGTTCCTCTACCGGCAACATGCTGGTAGATAACTACCTGACCCTGGAAAAAGTATTTTCTACCAGCGAACTGCTGATCGCCACCCATTGCGAAGATGAAAAGATCGTTCGCAGCAACATGGAAGCGTTTGAACGCGAAAAAGGCGACCAGCTGACTGCGGCAGACCATCCACTGATACGTAATGTGGAAGCCTGCTTCGAATCGTCGCTGGTAGCGATTCAGTTTGCCCAGAAACATGATGCCCGCCTGCATATCCTGCACATTTCCACCGCCAGGGAACTGCAATTATTCGGTAACATGGAACCACTGGCACAGAAACGTATAACCGCTGAGGTATGCGTACATCACCTGCACTTTACCGCAGATGATTATGCCCAATACGGCAACCTGATCAAATGTAATCCGGCCATCAAATCACCGGAGAATAAAACGGCCCTCTGGCAGGCATTACTGGACGATCGGCTGGATATTATCGCCACCGACCATGCCCCGCATACCTGGGCAGAAAAACAGCAACATTACCTGAAGGCGCCATCCGGCGTACCATTGGTACAACACAGCCTGTTATTGATGCTGGAACACGTCAAACAAGGCGATATTACCATCGAAAAAACCGTGGAGAAAATGAGCCATGCCCCTGCTATCTGTTTCCAGATAAAGGAAAGAGGCTTCTTACGGGAAGGATACTATGCTGACTGTGTTATTGTAGATCTGCAGGCCGAAACTGCCGTTAATAAAGACAATATCTATTATAAATGCGCCTGGAGCCCGTTTGAAGGACACCGCTTCCCGGCCGCCATCACCCATACTTTTGTAAGCGGCCATCTGGCCTACGCCAATGGCGTATTTAATGAGTCGGTGATGGGCCAGCGGTTAGCATTCAGCCGCCCATAA
- the porT gene encoding type IX secretion/gliding motility protein PorT/SprT, with amino-acid sequence MFHLLRYALIFLLLLIVLPTKAQVNLNMVDHDAKPYYFGITLATNQSNFKLYHSTAFLADDSIMVAEPLKSMGFNLGLLANARLSEHFDLRFNPQLVFASKNLYYRESYPKPQDTNKKIESILLSFPLQIKFKSDRIGNMRVYTIGGFKYDYDLASNARSRRAEDLIKINKSDFGYEVGAGFEFYFESFIFSPEFKISNGFGNVHVKDPNLRYSNVIDKMQSRMIVFSIHLEG; translated from the coding sequence ATGTTCCATTTACTGCGCTACGCGCTGATATTCCTGTTACTGTTGATAGTGCTGCCAACAAAAGCACAGGTCAATCTGAATATGGTGGATCACGATGCAAAACCCTATTACTTTGGAATAACACTGGCTACTAACCAGTCCAATTTTAAACTCTATCATTCAACCGCCTTCCTGGCAGATGATTCCATTATGGTGGCCGAGCCACTGAAAAGTATGGGATTCAACCTGGGGTTGCTGGCGAATGCGCGATTAAGTGAACACTTCGATCTGCGCTTTAACCCGCAACTGGTGTTTGCTTCCAAAAACCTGTATTACCGGGAAAGCTATCCCAAACCACAGGATACCAACAAGAAGATAGAGTCTATTCTGCTCAGCTTTCCGCTCCAGATCAAATTTAAATCAGACCGCATCGGTAACATGCGCGTATATACGATCGGGGGCTTCAAGTATGACTATGACCTGGCTTCCAACGCACGTTCCCGCCGGGCGGAAGACCTGATTAAAATCAATAAAAGCGACTTCGGCTATGAAGTCGGCGCCGGGTTTGAATTCTACTTTGAAAGTTTCATCTTTTCTCCGGAATTCAAGATCAGTAACGGATTTGGCAACGTACACGTCAAAGATCCCAACCTCCGGTACTCCAACGTCATCGACAAAATGCAATCCCGGATGATTGTATTTTCCATCCATCTCGAAGGATAA
- the ubiE gene encoding bifunctional demethylmenaquinone methyltransferase/2-methoxy-6-polyprenyl-1,4-benzoquinol methylase UbiE: MSENINVQKIVPFEGSKLSKKEQIATIFNDIAYRYDFLNHFMSLGIDIIWRKKALKQLRSLQPKYMLDVATGTGDFAIMAEKKLHPEKIVGIDISAGMLEHGRQKIEKLGLGHKITLELGDSETISFPDQTFDAITVAFGVRNFENLEKGLAEMRRVLKPGGKLVILEFSNPTVFPIKQLYNLYSSYLIPLFGKWIAKSQAAYSYLPESVKAFPQGEAMKTILTNIGFQAVTCKTLTFGICSIYCATR, from the coding sequence ATGTCAGAAAATATAAATGTTCAGAAGATTGTTCCCTTCGAAGGGTCAAAATTAAGCAAGAAGGAGCAGATAGCGACCATATTTAACGATATTGCCTATCGCTATGACTTTCTCAATCACTTTATGTCGCTTGGGATCGACATTATCTGGCGGAAAAAAGCACTCAAACAACTGCGTTCCCTGCAGCCCAAATACATGCTGGACGTGGCCACCGGCACTGGCGATTTTGCCATCATGGCTGAAAAGAAACTGCATCCGGAAAAAATTGTAGGCATAGACATTTCTGCCGGAATGCTGGAACATGGCCGCCAGAAAATAGAAAAACTGGGACTTGGCCATAAAATCACCCTCGAACTGGGCGATAGTGAAACAATAAGTTTCCCTGATCAGACGTTTGATGCCATAACAGTGGCGTTTGGTGTGCGGAATTTTGAAAACCTGGAAAAAGGACTGGCTGAAATGAGAAGAGTGCTAAAACCAGGCGGTAAACTAGTGATCCTTGAATTCTCCAATCCCACCGTATTCCCTATTAAACAATTATATAATTTATATTCCAGTTACCTGATCCCCCTGTTTGGAAAATGGATAGCTAAAAGCCAGGCGGCCTACAGCTATCTGCCCGAATCCGTGAAAGCGTTCCCACAGGGAGAAGCAATGAAAACGATATTAACTAACATAGGTTTCCAGGCCGTTACATGCAAAACGCTTACATTCGGCATATGTTCCATTTACTGCGCTACGCGCTGA
- the yihA gene encoding ribosome biogenesis GTP-binding protein YihA/YsxC yields MIIKSAEYLISSPDWEKCPNPVWPEYAFIGRSNVGKSSLINILANNEKLAKTSGTPGKTQLINHFAINNAWYLVDLPGYGFAKRSLSQRRQWEQMIENYLRKRPNLVSVFVLIDSRHSPQKIDIEFINQLGEWNIPFSLVFTKADKSTQAEVSRNVKAFLNKMRETWQFLPPNFVTSTVKKTGRDAILNYIDELNAQFRAIA; encoded by the coding sequence ATGATTATCAAGTCAGCTGAATATCTGATCAGCAGCCCTGATTGGGAAAAGTGCCCCAATCCGGTATGGCCGGAATATGCTTTTATTGGCCGTTCCAACGTAGGTAAGTCTTCATTGATCAACATCTTAGCCAACAATGAAAAACTGGCCAAAACGTCCGGAACTCCCGGTAAAACGCAGTTGATTAATCATTTTGCGATAAATAATGCCTGGTACCTGGTGGATCTGCCCGGGTATGGATTTGCCAAAAGAAGTCTGAGCCAGCGCCGGCAGTGGGAACAAATGATTGAAAACTACCTGCGCAAACGGCCTAACCTGGTGAGTGTTTTTGTGTTGATCGACAGCCGGCATAGTCCGCAGAAAATAGATATTGAGTTTATAAACCAGCTGGGTGAGTGGAATATTCCTTTCAGCCTCGTGTTTACCAAGGCCGATAAAAGTACGCAGGCAGAAGTAAGCCGCAACGTAAAGGCTTTCCTGAATAAAATGCGGGAAACCTGGCAGTTTCTCCCGCCCAATTTCGTTACATCTACCGTAAAGAAAACCGGCCGGGATGCTATTCTGAACTATATAGACGAATTAAACGCCCAGTTTCGCGCCATCGCTTAA